One Archangium lipolyticum DNA window includes the following coding sequences:
- a CDS encoding CBASS oligonucleotide cyclase, whose product MTQLSTRSTLHRRMSSFVDWIRGGDKDDLIIKQSGDIRERIVNQAEKDGLTVRSTPNSGSFAKKTGLRRHLLGDSAVEGQDVDLPFVISPEDEDGARIDELLGRFDRYVATCYPQTKRKRTKSSIQLDFAASKLRYDLVPMLAIPGDDEAQILLRGDGERRRTSVQKHIEFVTRHNRTSNELPGRVRFNECVRLLKWWREFRQAHSRVIEYVPSILLDLLCAHAYNRCEVEETYAGTLARWFDLLAGTVRRRELVAFTDFGPKPRASPDALWTVLDPVNAENNIVSQWNSFQIEELGDWLEEGFDAINRAIAADHRDDDSESLESLVELFGNPFKHYCEENS is encoded by the coding sequence ATGACACAGTTGAGCACGCGCAGCACCTTGCACCGCCGGATGAGCAGCTTTGTCGACTGGATCCGCGGCGGTGACAAGGATGATCTCATCATCAAACAGTCAGGTGACATTCGAGAGCGGATTGTCAACCAAGCTGAGAAGGACGGACTGACCGTGCGATCCACCCCGAACTCTGGATCGTTCGCCAAGAAGACCGGTTTGCGGAGACACCTATTGGGTGACTCGGCGGTCGAGGGACAGGACGTGGATCTGCCGTTCGTCATCTCGCCCGAGGACGAGGACGGCGCACGGATCGACGAGCTCCTCGGACGCTTCGACCGTTATGTCGCCACCTGTTATCCGCAGACGAAACGGAAGCGAACGAAGAGCTCCATCCAACTGGACTTCGCGGCCAGCAAGCTCCGCTACGACCTGGTCCCCATGCTGGCGATCCCCGGGGACGACGAGGCGCAGATCCTGCTGCGCGGCGACGGCGAGAGGCGCCGAACCTCCGTGCAGAAGCACATCGAGTTCGTTACCCGACACAACCGCACGAGCAATGAGCTGCCGGGCCGCGTCCGCTTCAACGAGTGCGTCCGCTTGCTGAAGTGGTGGCGGGAGTTCCGTCAGGCCCACTCCCGTGTCATCGAGTACGTGCCGTCCATCCTGCTCGACCTGCTGTGCGCGCATGCGTACAACCGCTGCGAGGTCGAGGAGACCTACGCGGGCACCCTCGCGCGCTGGTTTGATCTGCTCGCTGGCACGGTGCGACGGAGGGAGTTGGTGGCCTTCACCGACTTCGGCCCCAAGCCCCGGGCGTCGCCCGACGCGCTCTGGACGGTGCTCGACCCCGTCAACGCCGAAAACAACATCGTCTCGCAGTGGAACTCGTTCCAGATTGAGGAGCTCGGAGATTGGCTTGAGGAGGGCTTCGACGCCATCAACCGTGCCATCGCGGCGGACCACCGGGATGACGACAGCGAGAGCCTGGAGTCGCTCGTCGAATTGTTTGGCAATCCCTTCAAGCATTACTGCGAGGAGAATTCATGA
- a CDS encoding CHAT domain-containing protein: MNSYKEVHLHFTQSRSDSYRVTVHSTSVGTASAPTTLRLPLSRLRELQLQIQEALLQSRSCDAEVDAELARLGDELYEAICPPGRVREVLTLSLGSVLFSSDEQQQRLRLFLHFDPCDSELAWLAEFPWDVLRIPPVSPTRHAALDQRLSIVRSLDVTQPSRLPTFDSPLRVLLVRAGARGYGGLQYQAEQDRITDALSSISGVQCESLDMPTRQELRDKLRVFLPHVLHFIGHGKVDEDTGSGWVYLRDEQGEPAPLRAQDIAELFSGRPTAPRLVVLNACQSARGTLSVHGHGSVAGALVSGGAAAVIAMQFAISDRAAMAFTAAFYTRLAERAPIDDAVTEGRLAMRSKVPDSFEWCTPALYMRAGAAGVLLQPAPSNASTQTEEGGGRAQDRLTPSSEPPPAPVPSQRPLILIRHEAYMPTTEQPGPEDAPALFAGREPRIVAIDQRVGLEQRDWRNLEAEVKRLAARDGELRRTFAERDADIGYYGFPFVPLAVLAGYLAKNRQVHVFEYISGRFQWEPGSDTPPPPLNVDVQTRGAGKAARICVSVSARIDMDECRHVFPDSDVMLDLHFALAETGRGSVRREAQLKAYVQLIRETLDKHITANREPARRPESVHLFAAVPVSLAFYLGDALTASWLPECFVYNYGLPSERPRYKWRLSLQAAFEGRRSIKIFK; this comes from the coding sequence GCAGGTCGGATTCGTACCGTGTCACCGTGCACTCCACTTCCGTCGGCACGGCCAGCGCGCCCACGACGCTGCGCCTTCCCCTGTCTCGTCTACGGGAACTGCAGCTCCAGATTCAGGAGGCATTGCTGCAGTCGAGATCATGCGACGCGGAAGTCGACGCTGAGCTCGCGCGGCTCGGTGATGAGTTGTACGAGGCAATCTGCCCGCCAGGCCGGGTACGCGAGGTCCTGACGCTTTCGCTTGGCAGCGTGCTCTTCTCGTCCGATGAGCAACAGCAGCGGCTGCGCCTCTTCCTGCACTTCGACCCTTGTGACTCCGAACTCGCGTGGCTCGCCGAGTTTCCCTGGGATGTCTTGCGGATCCCCCCTGTCTCCCCGACTCGCCATGCGGCGTTGGACCAACGTCTGTCGATCGTCCGCTCGCTAGATGTGACACAACCGTCCCGGTTACCGACGTTCGATTCACCTTTACGGGTGCTGCTGGTCCGCGCAGGAGCGCGCGGGTATGGCGGTCTCCAGTACCAAGCGGAGCAGGACAGGATCACCGATGCCCTGTCCAGCATCTCCGGTGTCCAATGCGAGTCCCTGGACATGCCCACCCGCCAGGAACTGCGGGACAAGCTCCGCGTCTTCCTCCCTCACGTGCTTCACTTCATAGGGCACGGCAAGGTGGATGAGGACACCGGGAGCGGATGGGTCTACTTGCGGGATGAGCAGGGGGAACCCGCCCCGCTGCGCGCGCAGGACATCGCGGAGCTCTTCAGTGGCCGCCCCACTGCTCCGCGGTTGGTGGTCCTCAACGCGTGCCAGTCGGCGCGCGGGACGCTGTCGGTCCATGGCCACGGGAGCGTTGCTGGAGCGCTGGTCTCCGGGGGAGCCGCTGCAGTCATCGCCATGCAGTTCGCGATCTCCGATCGGGCGGCGATGGCATTCACTGCGGCGTTCTACACCCGCCTCGCGGAGCGAGCCCCGATCGATGACGCGGTCACCGAAGGCCGTTTGGCCATGCGGTCGAAGGTGCCTGACTCGTTCGAATGGTGCACCCCTGCCCTGTACATGCGCGCCGGCGCGGCGGGAGTGCTGCTCCAGCCTGCACCGTCGAACGCATCGACTCAGACGGAAGAGGGAGGTGGCCGGGCCCAGGACAGGCTCACCCCCTCCAGTGAACCGCCACCCGCACCGGTTCCATCGCAACGGCCGCTCATCCTCATCCGCCACGAGGCCTACATGCCGACAACCGAGCAGCCTGGGCCGGAGGATGCGCCTGCGCTCTTCGCTGGTCGGGAGCCTCGCATCGTGGCTATCGACCAGAGGGTGGGGCTGGAACAGCGCGACTGGAGGAACCTGGAGGCGGAGGTGAAAAGGCTGGCGGCGAGGGATGGCGAACTCCGGCGTACCTTCGCGGAGCGGGATGCCGATATCGGTTATTACGGCTTCCCCTTCGTGCCGTTGGCGGTGCTGGCGGGATATCTGGCGAAGAATCGACAGGTGCACGTCTTCGAATACATCTCGGGCCGGTTCCAGTGGGAGCCCGGATCGGACACCCCACCTCCGCCGCTGAACGTGGACGTGCAGACGCGAGGGGCGGGAAAGGCCGCCCGGATTTGCGTTTCGGTGTCCGCACGCATCGACATGGATGAGTGTCGGCATGTGTTTCCTGACTCGGACGTGATGTTGGACTTGCATTTCGCGCTCGCGGAGACAGGGCGGGGCAGCGTGCGGCGTGAGGCGCAACTCAAAGCCTACGTGCAGTTGATTCGCGAGACGCTCGACAAACACATCACCGCCAACCGGGAGCCGGCTCGCCGTCCAGAGAGTGTGCACCTCTTCGCAGCCGTCCCCGTGAGTCTGGCCTTCTACCTGGGGGACGCGCTCACTGCGAGTTGGTTGCCTGAATGCTTCGTCTACAACTACGGCCTTCCCTCGGAGCGGCCCCGCTACAAGTGGCGGCTTAGTCTACAGGCGGCATTCGAGGGTCGCCGTTCCATCAAGATCTTCAAATAA